The sequence below is a genomic window from Lycium ferocissimum isolate CSIRO_LF1 chromosome 9, AGI_CSIRO_Lferr_CH_V1, whole genome shotgun sequence.
ACCATGCATCAACATTTTATTTGTCTTTATTAGAATCATGTATATTTTTTAATGAACTTTAACATGAAAACACTGTTATAAAAGAATTTCACATTTTGTGTGTTGATGATTGAGGCAGTAATTTTTgcaagatttttaattttttagtgaagtgtaaaaaatatatttacatgAATTTAACAACTTAATATATTTATAATGCATAATGTGAGACAAAATAGCATAAGAAGTcgtcttaaattatttattagtaATTATTGATACATTTAATATTTAGAATAGTTTAGGACATTTTAGTAAACTTTCCAgttacaatacaatacaatacaatcaatccgaacaaaaaaaaaatgttactctATTAAACAACAGCATACGATATAATCTATCCAAATATTATATCTACAAAACAAGATAAGACATACATTATGAAACGATGCGTAACAGCAATCCAAACAGGGTGTAAggcgaggggggggggggggcaattGATCCAAGCTCTATGGGCCTAGCATGGCCCAATTAGTTTGGATTGGTCCTAGTCTCCCCAAAATAGGCCGATCCAATCTTTTAGTGGCCAGCAAGCGCACATGCCATGTTTGTTTACACTGAGAAGTTGGAACTCCAACACATATATTGCGCTCTCTcaagtcaaatttttttttcttatcataCTCCCTCTGACCCAATTTATGTGCGACCATTTGATTTggcatgaaatttaagaaaaaaaaaaaagacttttgaaatgtgtggtctaaaataaatcTTATATAAATGTGTAGCTGTAAATCATGtgataaagttaaattatttctaaatataaaaatgtgacattctttttgagacagactaaaaaggaaatggtgccacataaactGAGACAGAAGGGGGTatgatatttgattatttacTCTCTTTTTTCCCCCCTTAAATTTAGGAACTCTTTGGTATGAAGTAAGAACCCTCATAATTCAACCATATTAAATTTATGTTGTGTAGATATTACTTTTCCCTTGATGCCATCTGGTTTTGATTTTTGACCTATCAATATAACCaacaaaaattatattgtaattGTATAGTTATTGATTACTCTATGGCGCATTTTACACACAATAAATATACAgtttatttaaaaagaaagagcTACTTAATTCAAATAATACATAATCCATTAGATTTTCTAATTTAGGAAGGTTCACATGAATCACCATATCCTCATAAACTATTTCAGATGTATATATCTTGTAGAAAATGACCCTGAATATTACTACTCACTTTATTTGGTCCACAACATTAGGCCAATCAGCAACTTTTACATTCATTTATCTAAATTTGTActctattacttttttttttctttttcgaatcAATAagctatttttcaattttatcatAAAAATTAGATCTTTGCCTATAGGAAAGGTTTGCCATTAGGCACTTTTATACTACCGAGATGTCAATCTCTTGTTATGCCACGCAACAGAAACTTCACTTGAACATCAATTACTTGCATTTCCACTGAACTGCAATTACTCAGGAGCAACAATACCTTTGATCTATCAAATTCTTTGTGTTCCTCATTTCTGCTTGAAAATTCTTTCACTTTGCATTAGCTTTTGAGGGCTATAAATGTTGGAGCTTCCCAAAttcatttacctttcttcatGGTCCTATTCTCTTTACCCATTTCTGATTATTTTAATTGTAATACTTGCTataaattttggattttttataTCTTCCATGTTGACTCAGATCTAATGCACTGACagttttttccatttttgttcAAGATTGGATTTTTATTCTTCTATTTGATGCATAGACAAAAAATACGATGACCCATTATGGAATTTTGTGATGATCGAttgttttattgttgtttttgtaaTTTAACTGCTTTCTTGTACATACCCATGTTATCATATTGTTAAAAAATGTTTCTTTTTGATGTTTAGTTCCTATAGTCAGCTAGTAAATGATGATTCTTGAACTTGTTAGAAAATGCAGAAATTGAGGGTTTCAGCTCATAGAGAATCTGCAATTCAAATGGGAGAGTACAATGGTGCAGAGTACATAGGGAttaatgaggttccatctcctAGACCAAATAATAATGCTAAGAAAGTTTCACTCTTGCCATTAATTTTCCTCATTTTCTATGAGGTTTCTGGTGGTCCTTTTGGTGTTGAGGATACTGTACATGCAGCTGGTCCTCTTTTTGCTCTTCTTGGATTCTTGATTTTCCCATTAATATGGAGTGTCCCTGAGGCACTAATTACAGCTGAAATGGGCACTATGTTCCCTGAAAATGGTGGTTATGTTGTTTGGGTTTCATCTGCTTTAGGCCCATATTGGGGGTTTCAACAAGGTTGGGTGAAATGGCTTAGTGGAGTTATTGACAATGCACTTTATCCTGTTATGTTTCTGGATTACCTTAAATCAGCTATCCCTGCATTAGGTGGTGGGCTTCCTAGAATTTTAGCTGTTTTAGCACTTACTATAGTTCTCACTTACATGAACTATAGAGGTTTAACGATTGTCGGATGGGTTGCTGTCTCGCTTGGTATATTGTCGATTTTACCCTTTGTAGTTATGGGGCTCATTTCGATTCCTAAAATAAGGCCTGGGAGATGGTTAGTGGCAGATGTACATAGTATTGACTGGAACTTGTATCTGAATACTCTCTTTTGGAATCTGAACTATTGGGATTCGATAAGTACTCTTGCTGGAGAAGTACATAACCCGAAAAAGACTCTCCCTAAGGCACTGTTTTATACTGTGATTTTAGTGGTTTTATCGTACTTTTTCCCTTTGTTGATTGGTACCGGAGCTGTTCCCCTTGAACGTGACTTGTGGACCGATGGCTATTTCTCAGACATTGCAAAGATACTTGGTGGAGTTTGGCTTAGATGTTGGATTCAAGGGGCGGCTGCTGTATCAAATATGGGAATGTTTGTAGCTGAAATGAGCAGCGACTCTTTTCAGTTACTTGGTATGGCAGAAAGGGGAATGCTTCCTGAGTTCTTCGCAAAGAGATCTCCTCATGGAACTCCCTTAATTGGGATTCTCTTCTCGGCTTCTGGTGTGATTTTACTTTCATGGATGAGCTTTCAGGAGATAGTAGCGGCAGAAAATTTCTTGTATTGCTTCGGAATGATCTTGGAATTTATAGCATTTGTATGGTTAAGGATTAAGTATCCGAATGCACCACGCCCGTTCAAGATACCCGGGGGAACAATTGGAGCCGTCCTTTTGTGCATACCACCAGCCGTTCTCATCGGTGTTGTATTGGCCTTCTCTACAATCAAAATTCTGATCGTAAGCCTGGCTGCTGTTGCAGTCGGGTTGGTGTTGCAACCATGCATTAAGCTTATCGAGAAGAAGAGATGGCTGAAATTCTCCACTAGTTCTGATCTTCCTGATATCACATCACACGGTCCATTAATTCGTTGATTCTCTAAATGAGTTATGGCATAATACGGTTTAACTATTTCACTTACATAACAGCTATGGCAACTGTGTTCAGTACAGGGTTATCATGGGACCAGAATTGGTTCTCGAGGTTTGGATGATCCTTTTGCCATGTCCTAAGTAGCTACTGTTTCCAGAGCAACTCCAGCAACAGAAGTGGTTCGTCAAAGGTAGGATGACCCGTTCTCTTTAAGGAACTTACGCTAGTTTCTAATCTTGTAGCTGTATCTGCCCTGCTCTTGAGAATACTAAAGTTAAGTAGCGACCGATGATAGTTCAGGGAATTGCTTTAGAAACAGATGGTGATTGGTTTTTCCTGGATTGATTATGTTACTTGTGTGTAATGCATAGTGTGCTAGTAAGACTAATAATTGTAGAGGTGTAAATGAACGCATGTGTTCATAACTGAAACCGGATACTGCTCATGTAAGTTTGTACTCAGGTTATTTATTAAGAAAACGAGTTTGATTCCGCCATCAAGCTTGATTATTAAACAAGTTCATGGTCGAGCTAGATCGACATTTTATGGTTCATAGGAAACTTGAGTAACTTGCTTCTTTTCTGTGTTGTGTATTTTTGGTTAGCAATTTCTGTTTTATATGTAAACTTAGCtaagaacaaaataaaatggaagCAAATGATTCTATTTAAGTGTTAATAACAACTAGCTGAGTTTAAACTAGTTAACTGTGAGATTTTTAGAAATTTTAATtagataaaaaaggaaaatttgttgGATACATCGTAACAAGTAACAACTATGAGGATGCCCCTTCAATTGAGCTCATAATCATCAATAGAGCTACAGAATGATCTATCAGTACCATTAAATTTTGTGGCAATGACATTCCAAAACAACTTAGCATTtctcttatttaaaaaaaaaaaactcagcaTTTCTGCATCATCATTGCAAATCATACAACGGTAACTCATTACAATTTTCCTTTAATAgagtagtttatttgaaggtatCAACgctcttttttcactttttgacAATTTCGTACTTATTTTAGCTTATTTTGGAGATTTAACTTTAAGATGAGAGAAGATTTCGTATCCTATTAAAATGTGAAGGaagttttcttttccaaaatcaAAAACGGTAGAAGAAGTGGAATTTATTCCAAAAGTCTAAAACAGTTTTCAAAGCTTTTCAGAAAAGTTTTACTAAATTTTAAAGGTGAAGTGACACAGCTGGCCGCTCCGGAAAAAATATTTACAGCCTTTAGccaatatacataatatatacatatattatatatttgctggctatttttttggggtggacgactatttatgttaatttcTATTAAGAGGGCAAGTAAGACGCCTGTAATGTCACacaaaacaaattgaaacatcTCCACAAACTATTAGGGCCGTTCATTCAATATTTTGACGAACTGGGCAGCTTTCGCCAGAGCAATATGCAGTGCCAACAGATGAAGAATAACAATTTAATGACTATTTGGAAGTAAAGGAGAAGTATCAAACTGAATGCATCTGATCTAATAAAACAGAACACACTGGTTGAAAGTAGTTTCTATCATATATTACTCAGTGCATGAAATATATGTGCAAAGGCAAAGTGCAGCACTGAAATAAGTCCTCCAGTCAAAGGGTGAAGAGGCCTTGTTTAATAATCACCAAGCTAATTCCACCCAGGGCAAAGACCAGAAGATGTGATTTACATGTCATCTTCATCCGCTCGTTTCCTATCAACTTGTACCTTTAAAAGTCAGCCTCACAAGATCATAAATGGTCGCGACCTATAATTTTCTACAAATTGAAGATAAAAACAGCATGATCAATACAGAATACATGGATGTATGAACATAAATAGCAAGAAAACCGAGTTAAAGTTCCGAAAAAATCAATGAGGGAGTGCATGTGTGTGCCTTTGTCATTGCAATGGCCAAAACCCCCTGCCATTTACTCATCTAATGGTACAAATGACCAATAAAGTGATATTTACCAGCTCAAAAAGTCTTTACCGATATTTAtctgatattccattttcagtTGCCTTTCTGAATTGCAATGCCAGATACCAGTGGGGATCAAGTCTAATAGGCAAAAGAGAACAATTAAAAGTAGCTAGCATCTGAGAGGGTGCTTACTTGGGAACTCAAGCAAAACACCAGACTAGGCAAATCTTTTCACTGCAAAAATATGCGTAATCTCGAATTTAACGACCAATGTATCACGCACAAGAAATCCCTTAGATAAATCAGTCGCTGGACCTAAATTTTGGGGATTCCTCCAAAGCCACCAGAAACTACTTGTACCAGAGAAACATGAAACAAGTGCTGCAGAAGTAAAGTTGAGATTTAAGGTTATTCAGTGCATACAAGGTACACTCTCCGGTAGGCTAAAACTAAGATTAGTATGGGTAACCTGTAACCGTGGCATCCTCTCCATGCGCTTGATTCTTTATCGTCAGCTTATAAGTTGCACGCACTGTCGATGTAGTGTCAGCTAAGCGGATTCCGATTGCAAGGTCATTGTGTTCGTCTACGGGGTATCCTTTGGGATAGAGCTCTAACCGCCTAAACAACATTAGTTGTCCTTAAATTATCTACTTTACAAATATGCAATATTAAaactaggaaaaaaaaacaattgatCTATCTGAATGATATATACCACTTGCAATCTCCAAGCGTGAAACTTGATGCAGGAACTGAGCTGGTTAAACGGGAAAAGTTAGAGATATTCCAAGTGTGAACCTGACCAGCAAGATATTTGGGCTGCGGTAGAAGCTCTCCTGCACCACTATATTTAATAACAAACACCTCCGCGCCAAATACACATTTGTCACCAACAAGGTATCCGTTTGTAGGGTCATTGAACCCAGGGAGTGGGAGTAGTTTGGAAAACCCCCACTCAGTTTTCATTGCATGATAGCGTCTTGGCTTCTCGTTAATatctaaaattgaaaattatgatatcaaaatcaaacatatcaagACTGCATTTTTTAGAACTGAAAAGCTGGAAACATGTAAAACACCTCGAATTGTCAAGTATTTGTCACGAGTCTGGTCAAACACGAGGAACTTGAAACTCACATTAACCTCCCAACCCAGAGGTAAAGCCTCCGTGTTTGTGATGGTCAAGTAGAGAGAGATGTGTCCCTTTCCACCTCTTTCTTGATCGCCATTTGGATAGAGACACAGTTTCCTTAAAGAATGAAACCACATTTAAAGAATTGATATTATCAAACATACACACACATTTACACCCGAAAGAgggaattaattcttaaagaatagTGTGTGTCAATTATAAGCTTCAAAGAGAGCCTAtgggaaaggaaaaggaaatctGAAGCTGGATTGATACTTCACCATTTGTGACCACTGGCTTCGAAAACATCAGACTCGTATCTCTTTCTTCCAGCTTTCTCAAGTAGTTGAACAAGGAATGAGAATGAATCTACTTTTAATATATAGTGAGCTGGTGGGATATCTCTCAGTGTTCTCGCTATATCTGTAGAAGCATCACAGAGGCAGACCGAAAAGCTTTTAGTTTTAATCAAAGTTACTTCTCTGTCACGCAAATACTAGAAGTTCTCTGAACGGAAAAATCTAATGTATTTTAATTCACATATGTAAGCGAGATAGCATATGGTAGATCACaggattcttttttttattaagtaATCAAAGATACTACAAAATTCTTGCACTAAGCCAGTGCGACAACATAATTACAGATTGGGCAGATAACCTATTGTAACTAAAATTGATCGATATCCTGTATCAAAATAGATCACTAGATTCTAaagtataaaacaaaaaatgcaAGTACAGTACTATATATCGCCCTAATGCAGCAGTAACAATGTATCCACCTTTACTTCCTTCAATTAGTCTTATCATAAAGTTGGAAACACAGACTTCTTAATCTTTAACCCCGAAGTAAAATTTATTCAGATGCCCTTAAAATTTATTCAGATGCCCTGCAAATGCTCTACCTTCATCCTTCCACCATCTTTCTAAGCAGCCAAGCTCAACACTCCTCCAATGAGTGCAATCCTGGGGGTATTttacttcttttcttctttaatttcatGGTGGACGAGTGGAGTGTCAGAAAATTGATTGAAATAAGCTAGTTGAAGAACCAGAACCACATCAAATGGAATGCGCTTTTCGATCTTTTCACACACGATCAACAAAATTCAATTCACACAAAGTGAACTTTCGTTCTGTTTAGCAAGAACAGAACAAACGAATGAACCAATTATCTACTGAAGCATGTATTCGTGAGCGATTATACCAGGAGACATGACAATTATTCACTTTCATAAATCAAATAACCTTATACACGTAGATCACTATGGTAGATGCTTTCAAACTTACCTGAATTTCATTATTAAACAAATGAATCATCCATAAATAACTTCAATATGGACAATACAAAACTCAAGCAAACATCACGAGcatgtttatacaactttttatggctaaaaattaaaaattacacAACAACATGCCGAGTATAAtttcacaagtggggtctggggaggggtAGTgagtacacagaccttaccccgtAGAAGGTTGTTTCTCATAGACTTTCGGTTCAAGCATTCCAAGCAGTTTGAAAAGGAAAATGCGGAAGGAAAGATGCCAAGGAAAGCATTATATAACATTTTGAGAAAAAGTAACagtaataacaaaaaaatagtacaataaccagagcACAAGAAACAACCGGTAGTAACAGAAAGCGAAGAATAGGAAACTACGACAATAATACTAATACTACTGGTATGAAAGGAGGAGCAAATACGGTGCTCCAAACTACCACCAAGCCTAAACCAAAGAGAAGATGGCTAAAATATAGATATAATTGTCAATAACACATCTGAAGTATTACTTTTTTGcgagtttcctacctgaactacaAGGTATTTGTATTTCCAACTATCACTAACTATTCGTTAGAACACACCTCGAAGCTGTGTATTGCGATAAATAGTTAGTGATAGTTCAGGAAGAAAACACAAACACCTGATAGTTCAGGTGGGAAATTAGCAAACAAGTGATAGTTAAAGGTGTTTTTTTgacaattatatatttttttaaaaaatttcctattaatttctttaattatctGCGTGGATTGCCATTTGGCatcatttttaaacaaaaaaaagagagggtACACCATGCACCATCAGAAActatttttgataaatagtttGATGATAATTCAGGTAGGAAATACTAACGCCTGATGCTTCAGGTAGAAAACTCGCAAAATAATacttcaggtgtgtttttgactattatatcaataaaaaaatatgtaattttaaaaaatctctataacaataaaaaataaaatacgctcataaattttataaattgacaaacacacacaaatattgtttacttcaattcttttaaataccaaaccaaatattttttactatGGTATAATATTTGGAAGAACCCTACACCTATTGAATCATACTAATACGTACCAAGTAAGCCACTGTCTTCGGGGTTGGGATGGTAGCACTTGTCTTGTCCtctattcaattcaaatttCACTTCTTCCATGTTTGTTTGGCTTTCCGGAGTATATAATATGAAGATGAATATTCTACATGTTTTAGACTCATTCTTGACTCTGGTTTTATAGGATAACTTTATATTTTATCAACGTAATATCCTAAAAGTTATGGCTAAGGAACTTATGCCTTACTAGTTACTAGGCATACGTTTAAAAGTTAGGGCTAAGGAACTTATGCCTATGGCTAAGGAACTTATGCCTTACTAGTTACTAGGCATACGTTTTCTCAACGTAATATCCTAAAAGTTATGCCTAAGGAACTTATATCTTACTAGTTACTAACTAGGCATAAGTTTAATTGCTAAAGgcgaaaaattaaagatcaacgtccaataaaaattaaagaccaacccatttgaaggaaATTCGtgcaattttatcaattttatagGCTGTTTGGCCCAACTTCTTGAATGTTAAAATacttcttttttaaataaaacattttttaaGCTAGCGTTTGGATATATATTTGGTTGAAGAAAtgagtttttgaagttgtgtttgaacgtgcattttacttgaaaaaaaattaatgttttgtgagagaaagaaaagatttatAGGGAAAAACTTGCCAAACTactttttgaaacttgaaattttttcttcaaaaatgttTCAGAAACTGATCAAATTTCATGGATAaacaaagttttaattttttttttttaaaataaaaaatattatgtcCAAACGGGAGCTAAGATTCAAGGTATTAGCCAACAACAAAAAAGGGCTTTGAGCAGCACAGAAACAATTTGTTTGAAAGAAGCTAtaaatctctttctttttccaaaatgcAGAAGTAAAATTAATCCCTATTAATTTAACACATCTATCTTTCAAATAAATACTGTACatttattttctactttttttccttttggtttCTACGGtgtcttttcttatttctttttaacGAGTCACTTCTCACTTTTATCCACAGTCTCTCCTCTTCCTCTTTGGAATAACAAAGTCATTGTCAGAAAAAATACGAGCTAATAATTTTCACATAACTTTAATGATTTTCATAAtgaatattaaaataatttctctCTTTAAATAATTCTATAGGACAAAGTGCCTTGATATTTGTCCGTTTTCATTTAACACTCAAAAAAACTTTTTGTAAAAATTGACCAATTTGCTTATCAAATACTGAAAAAAGCAAACTTCCCAAATGAATTCGCCACACAAACTAATTTTCTCCAATAGTACTTTCCTGAAAAACTGTTTTTGTTGATAGAAATGCTTCTCAaaatatgaaggaaaatattttattgataaactcTATAAATCTCTGAATGCTCGCTACAATCTCCACCCTATAAAATAAATAGTAATAgccctatttataatagtataaatCTAATTTAACTCAAAATAGGAAAACCTATTCCTATactaatttgactataaatcctaattagacatgaattaaaataccaaatcctaaccaattttggtttcctacaattttgaattattatttccaacattctcccgtaattcaaaattgtatatCTAATTCTTGATCCACTTGTCACAATCTTCAAATTGTCGAGGCACTTGTTTCCAACCCATCagaagcactttctcttcaaccgtCACTCGTCatcttccaattagtagaagcactttctcttcaaccgtCACA
It includes:
- the LOC132031736 gene encoding MATH domain and coiled-coil domain-containing protein At3g58260-like; the protein is MEEVKFELNRGQDKCYHPNPEDSGLLDIARTLRDIPPAHYILKVDSFSFLVQLLEKAGRKRYESDVFEASGHKWKLCLYPNGDQERGGKGHISLYLTITNTEALPLGWEVNVSFKFLVFDQTRDKYLTIRDINEKPRRYHAMKTEWGFSKLLPLPGFNDPTNGYLVGDKCVFGAEVFVIKYSGAGELLPQPKYLAGQVHTWNISNFSRLTSSVPASSFTLGDCKWRLELYPKGYPVDEHNDLAIGIRLADTTSTVRATYKLTIKNQAHGEDATVTALVSCFSGTSSFWWLWRNPQNLGPATDLSKGFLVRDTLVVKFEITHIFAVKRFA
- the LOC132030056 gene encoding probable polyamine transporter At1g31830 isoform X2, with amino-acid sequence MGEYNGAEYIGINEVPSPRPNNNAKKVSLLPLIFLIFYEVSGGPFGVEDTVHAAGPLFALLGFLIFPLIWSVPEALITAEMGTMFPENGGYVVWVSSALGPYWGFQQGWVKWLSGVIDNALYPVMFLDYLKSAIPALGGGLPRILAVLALTIVLTYMNYRGLTIVGWVAVSLGILSILPFVVMGLISIPKIRPGRWLVADVHSIDWNLYLNTLFWNLNYWDSISTLAGEVHNPKKTLPKALFYTVILVVLSYFFPLLIGTGAVPLERDLWTDGYFSDIAKILGGVWLRCWIQGAAAVSNMGMFVAEMSSDSFQLLGMAERGMLPEFFAKRSPHGTPLIGILFSASGVILLSWMSFQEIVAAENFLYCFGMILEFIAFVWLRIKYPNAPRPFKIPGGTIGAVLLCIPPAVLIGVVLAFSTIKILIVSLAAVAVGLVLQPCIKLIEKKRWLKFSTSSDLPDITSHGPLIR
- the LOC132030056 gene encoding probable polyamine transporter At1g31830 isoform X1, with amino-acid sequence MKLRVSAHRESAIQMGEYNGAEYIGINEVPSPRPNNNAKKVSLLPLIFLIFYEVSGGPFGVEDTVHAAGPLFALLGFLIFPLIWSVPEALITAEMGTMFPENGGYVVWVSSALGPYWGFQQGWVKWLSGVIDNALYPVMFLDYLKSAIPALGGGLPRILAVLALTIVLTYMNYRGLTIVGWVAVSLGILSILPFVVMGLISIPKIRPGRWLVADVHSIDWNLYLNTLFWNLNYWDSISTLAGEVHNPKKTLPKALFYTVILVVLSYFFPLLIGTGAVPLERDLWTDGYFSDIAKILGGVWLRCWIQGAAAVSNMGMFVAEMSSDSFQLLGMAERGMLPEFFAKRSPHGTPLIGILFSASGVILLSWMSFQEIVAAENFLYCFGMILEFIAFVWLRIKYPNAPRPFKIPGGTIGAVLLCIPPAVLIGVVLAFSTIKILIVSLAAVAVGLVLQPCIKLIEKKRWLKFSTSSDLPDITSHGPLIR